The window GTGAGGGCTGGTGGAGTGTCCAGGTGGTGGTGTCTGTAGGGACTCAGTCACGGTAGGGTCAGTAGTCAGCTTCACTGGTGATGTCTGTTGAAATACTGCTGAGATGGACTGCTCCTCCAGAGTTGACTCCAAGCTTATCCTTGGGCTGACCTCTATCACAGATGGGCTGGTGGTTTGCTCTTGAGTAGGTATTTCTCCGCAGAGGTCAGGATCAGACTTTGATGTCGCTGAAGTTCTACCAATAGCCTGAACTATCTTCCTGCCAAGCAATTTTTTTCCCATCTTGTTCAGATGCATTCCATGGCGAGTAAAATGCTGTCCTCTCAGTTCAGTCCCATCAATAACATTGAAGCTCTCCATTTCCTCCAGTTTACCgtttaaaattgcaatttctttgttaatgaaatgttttttctcCAGGTCGTGTCTTTGAAacaatggtacaaaaataaagttggtATGGTTCTTTTGCTGACAAAACCGATGTATTTGACCTGGAATTACTTGTGCAGCTCGACGGTTTCTGTAGGTAACACGGCTCATATCATTAGCCCCTCCGATTATTACAACCACGTCCTGGTCTGTGAGGTCTGTACACATTGCGTTAGTGTTCTGCAGTATGTGGGTTATTGGGGCTCCAGGACAGGCATTGACAAAAACCTCAGAATCTGGTACTAGTGGTTGCACTGCGTCATACAGATTTTTACCATGACTGTCAgcaaaaatttggatttttttgggtataaaactgtttttaattgtttcttgttttgtgtatgttttagatttaataataggCCTTTTCTgctttaatttactttcattctTGTAGTCACTGTTTAGTGTGTTGATTTCAGTCTGGTTTTGCAAAGGTTCATCTGTTATCAGCCCTGATAAAATGTCATACTTGTTTGAAAGTGTGATAGAAGTATTTGGGAGGGTTGGCCACTCATTCAAAGACtttgtattaatatgtttacCTTTTCTGATTACTTCACAGAATGTTTTCCCTGATTCGTCCAGATGATTTTCTTTATGGGTATTAGAGAGGGTTTTTAAGTCCTCTTCAAGTAGTTTGGTTACTTCAATTAGATTCCTATGATCTAGCATTAATTCTGAATAAAGGTGTTCAAGATTTTGgcatttcatttcttttaatttattttttaatttattttcttctaatatattttcaagtttctTCTTTTCTTGTATAAGTTGTTCTTCTGCATTTGCTCTTTGTTTAGATATCCGTTCTATTTCGTTCTTCCAAATTTTCTCTTTAGAGTCCAGCCTTAATATGTCAACTTCTTCCtgtaatttccaaattttttcatcttttttgCTGCAATTTTTCTTGGTTTCATTTAAACTTGAAAGAATGTCTTCCTTTTCTAAATCCAATAATGACAGTGTTTCTTGaagtgatttattttcaataacgcTTTTGTCAAAGCTTTGAAGCATATATGAAGCATCCTCATAGAGTGAGAAACTGCCACAGATCCACTTATTCTAAGGTAGATTAATATTAGTTGTAGTGAATAAAAGACCTTATTTTAAGCCAACATGACAATTTAATTGCATACGGTTGAAGTTCTAAACTTCTGAACTCTTATGGCAAGTTTGTTAAAACACTTAATTTGCAAATGTCTATGACTAGCTATAGTCTTCTGTAGCCTGGAAGAAGGTATAATAACATCCTGTGCCCTTCGAGTATAATAGTCATGGAcctcattaaaacaaaaaattcattttgtttttttttcatgtattaaattttgaaatataaaaatagaaagaacttttattatattaacattaataaaacattgtttacaatcATCCTGATAAGCTAAATTGGCCAAAATTCTCACTGCCTTTCTTTGCCATGTGAAAACCTGGCTAGCACCCTTACTATTTCCCCACAGCATTGCAGCATATAGCAAGTGAGAGTGAAATTCACTAAAGTAGGAGATAAGCATCATATCTCCACCaacacaagattttaattttctaagtcgAAAACAGGCCCTAGACAGTTTTGAAATTACTGATTTGGTGTGAGCCTCCCAAGAAAGCTTCTGGTCAAAAACCACTCCAAGCAACTTAACTGGTTTAGAACAATTTTTCTTTATGTTCAACTTTTTCAATGTGACTTCTATATTACAATTAAACCAAGAATAAGCAACCTCCAATACCTCATCACTATGTGTTTTCACCTCATTGAAAGGCagattgttaatatatatatataataaacaaaagtggACCCAAAACAGATCCCTGTGGATCCCCAGCAAGGACCTCTCGAAATGTGGACTCTGTGCATTCTGCCACAAAGATAAGTTTCAAAAAAGTGCAATGGTTCATCAATAATACCATAAAATTTCAGCTTACTGAGAAGAGTATGATGGGAAATACTATCAAAGGCTTTGCTTAGGTCCAAAGAGTCATATTAGCATACTCACATTTCTCAAAACTACTTAAAATACTAGTTACAACTTCATTCAAAGCTTCTTCTGTTGTGGATCGACCAGGGCGGAATCCAAACTgactacttaaaatattatgtttatccaaaaattttaaaacttggtttTTAACACATGTCTCCATTATTTTGGAAAACACTGAAACTATACATATTGTTCgataattatctatattggatCTATTACCTTTTTCAAAAAGTGGTACACTCTTGGAATTTTTAAGCATTTTGGGAAAGTAGAACAGCGAAaagaaagattaattaaaaatgttaagggcTTAACAATACAATTAGAAATGTACTTTTCATACATGACCTTTGCTCCTTTAATTTTATATcgatacaattttcttttagcTATGTAGCAGTTTTTtagtaacatgttatttttatagtttggtATTCTTTACAGATCTTGTAGCAGAATTAATGTATTAATCAATTTTCTTAAGCTATCATCAAACCAGAGAGAATTATGCtggttttgttttctttgttgaACGTTTTTAGTTCTCATTGGGCAGCTGTGATTTTATACAATTGACagcctatttacaaaatattcgtATGCACTATTTACATCCTCCATGTCATACAACAAATGCCAATTCAATGAAGAGCTTGTGTCTACAACCTATTCAAAGGTTCATCACTTAGTTTTCTGTATGAAATGTTTTTAGATTGGTGAACAGTACCCACAACAGTAAATTCAAGGTGAATTATAGTGATCTGAAATTCTCACCTTCCATATGCAACTGCTGTACAAATGCTTATTTAAATCAGTGGCTATGTTGTCTATACACTTTTAATTTCTAGTTGGTAGTTTGTTTACACagtacagattgaatgattttagattgttaatgaacattattttatcattatcagTACTCTTTAAAATGTCAGTGTTAAAGTCTCCTCCTAGTATAATTTTACAAGTaggtttttttttgtacatagcAGAGCCCAAGAAGGAACTGAGTGGTAAGGGCGAGTGATGGGACAACTTGTGGTGGGGGAAAAGTGCGCACCTGCTCGTGCTTCCACAAACAGCCTGAAAATCCGAAGGCCCGAgttgtctttttaaaaattatcacagaTTCTATATGAAtgagttttttacaataaaaaaacaccaaattttagcTATCATTCTTCCAGAGggattgatataatttaaattgttaaatagataacaattaatttttatatttatatttttccgtaacattttatatatggcggtcaattaatttgtttttcaaaatacaaaatatgtcaATCCCTCCTGTCATATTTCACATACCTACTGTAGAAATGTCATATCCTTATCTTCAGCCATCTTCCATTGGGCCTGATTATAATATGGCTCAAAATGACTACTTCAAATGTCCACAATACCCTGTGAAGTGACACAAAAAATGTGTTCTTCTTCTAATCTTCAGGAAGGGTATCTTAAATGATTGAGACtataatttgttaaacatttattcaacccaaaatcgattgcaccaccttaaactCATAAGGACCAAAAACAAATACAGACATGTTCAGAAATGTAACTATCACCATGCTGTAAGGCCTGGACATCAGTGATGTGTAATATGTTAACATGCGATGTCAATTATCCTTGAGCGAACACGTATGGAGGCCCAGTTAGGACCTCTACACCGGTGGGCGTGACGAGTACGGTGTGTTCCCACTGTGCGGTACGTGACCCGTCCACCGTCACGGAAGTCCACTGGTCGTCAAGAATCACCATACGAGGCGAGCCCTGACTTAGGATCGGCTCTATCGTGAAGGTCATCCCGGCAGCCATTTTCCCTGACAGGGAGTTCGCTAAGACAAACCGaagttaaaacatattattggaaATCCATTCACACTACGACAAACTAAAACAAGTTCATTTTCTGTAGTCCACTTTCTCTTGTCCACCTTAAACTATTTAGGGATACTCTAACATAACTAAGAAATTGCTGTATTACCAACTTTGTGGTACCGTAAGAAATATCACCTCCAAACATATATAATCATTTTATAGAGGCATTGAGAATGTATAGCTTCGTCAACAACTCATCACAAAAGCCTCAAGACGGTATTGGAAATACATCGTCCATCCTATCACAccaaagtaatatataatactatgACATTTTACTTTGTTGACTGTAATGCTACctaatttcatgtaaaattatacacaaacatgttctatgtcataaatttatttaataacatggCTGACATCAAattagttataaagttttaaatgtcaaaggattttttaaatattacaccaAATGATTCATTTACTTGGTTGGCGTATTTACTATAAGAaatatacaaagttatttttaattttatatgattgcAAAAAAGTGATAATAACCCACTTGGTCCTATGAAGGCCAAACTTATAAGCTTTACAACAGAGTATAAGCTAAAGCTTTATGACAAGTAACaatgattttaatgaaaaaaaggataaatttacttattttgggAAATTACCTTAGAAATTATTACAACAACTTGTCCTTTTATCTTGATGGCTGAAGTTGATTAGACGGTTGGTTTAAGTGAGTTaagctaaaaaaatttattatttaaattctttataacaCTTTTGTTACACTTCCATTTCAAGTCCAACTAAAACTAGCAAAACTGACAATCCTTTCTAAGGTGAAATCCTTAATcctaacaaaataatgtaatgctAAATAATGCACAGCTGTgttatataataatctaaattatgGTACAAAAATTATCTATCTGCATCAAACACTGCGAATGGACACATCAAACACTTTGACTGTGTAAATCACTCATTACTTgtaagtaaacttaaattttatggaatCTTAGGTAAGCCTTTGGAATGGTTCCAATCATTCCTTACTGATAGGAAGCAAAGAATATTACTCAACAATAATGGCATAAAACATACATCATCATGGGCAAACATATGTAGTGGTGTACCACAAGGTCATATtttgggtcctttattatttattatttttataaatgatctgccttataatgttaaaaataagttgatattgtatgcagatgatactacatCCCTAGTAAAATGTAACCGAGGACAACATATTAAATCAGAAATTGTTAATTCGCTCATAGATttagaaaaatggtttacatATAATGGGCTTGTACTAAATAGTGATAAAACTCAAATTGTAAAATTCCAAACATTGCAAAGCAAGACCCTTGtcaaattttcagataaatttcaagaatacaaCTCTGACTGCTgtagattttagtaaatttttggggctccttattgataaaaatttgtccTGGAGACCATACATAGATGTCTTAAACAAAAAACTGAGTTCAGCTTGCTACCAAATGTTTACATTAAGGGAGTTGGTAGACATTAAGACTAGGCTTATAGTTTATTATTCTTGCTTTTATTCACTAGCACAGTATGGAATACAAATATGGGGCAGCTGCTCTGGCATTATCTCTGTCCTCAAAATTCAAAAGAGATACATAAGAACCATGCTATTTTTGAATATAAGAAcctcatgtaaaaaaatatttacagatttagaaatattgacaattccatcattgtatatttatagttgtttaatttttattcataatcgtctaaattcaggaaatataaagCAACATGAGCACCAGTATAACACCCGTTTTAAAGATAGACTGCAATTTCCTGtacacaaattaacattatttgaaagttCACCAAGTTATATgggaactaaattttataataagcttCCTCCTCATTTAAAGCAGcttaaaatgtcttgttttaagAACTCAGTTAAAAGTCTACTAATTAGTAAAGCTTACTATAGCATAACTGAGTTTTTACATGACAGTCTTTACGatcacatgttttaaatgtttgtaatattttaatgtaatgtaagttttattctgaTGTAATTGTATTacagatttagtatttattattgacaagCAACCTGTTCACACAACATCTGAAGTTGTAAAATCTGTGaatgttttgttgcaataaacttcttgattcttgactGCTGATTAAGACCACTTTAATTCagtttgttgtattatttttattttttgctgaaCAGGCTAAGAAAATAGTATATCAGATCTAATTACATTTTCCAACCATTCATGTGGCAGTCTCCTATACCCGGGTTCCTACACATTGTTATACTCCACTACTGTAATTCTATGCTAATGTTACGGTCTTCATGTGTTCTAATGTACAGTAACTAACACATTTCATGGATAAAGAGTGAGTTTATACATTATTCTACAGGATAGGACCATCAAACGAGGTTCCACCGAGTTGTGTGTTACACTCGCAAAACCTGCAGCTACTTCATGTGTTCTAATGTACAGTAACTAACACATTTCTTGGATAAAGAGTGAGTTTATACATTATTCTACAGGATAGGACCATCAAACGAGGTTCCACCGAGTTGTGTTACACTCGCAAAACCTGCAGCTACTTCATGTGTTCTAATGTACAGTAACTAACACATTTCTTGGATAAAGAGTGAGTTTATACATTATTCTACAGGATAGGACCATCAAACGAGGTTCCACCGAGTTGTGTTACACTCGCAAAACCTGCAGCTACTTCATGTGTTCTAATGTACAGTAACTAACACATTTCTTGGATAAAGAGTGAGTTTATACATTATTCTACAGGATAGGACTATCAAACGAGGTTCCACCGAGTTGTGTTACACTCGCAAAACCTGCAGCTACTTCATGTGTTCTAATGTACAGTAACTAACACATTTCTTGGATAAAGAGTGAGTTTATACATTATTCTACAGGATAGGACCATCAAACGGGGTTCCACCGAGTTGTGTTACACTCGCAAAACCTGCAGCTACTTCATTTAGAGCAACCATAATAATTTTCAGGAGCTATAACAAACTCTCTGTATGTAACACAAGAGATCTGGACGCCTTGATTGTAAGGATTGTCAGCCAAAGTTATGTTAAACTTCTTGAATTGTAGGTATCTCCTCTAAATGACATACAGTGAAACTTAGATTATTCAAACCACGAGGGACcagtaaaaattcaaattatcaaCAAATTTGAACAACACAAGTGTTTTAAAAAGAggctgtaaaaataattttatctccttgatatatttataacaacaataacatgctagaaacatattttaatactctttatTTTCCGAATGAACGCTCCGGACGCTCCACCACatcaaaaacaaatgaaaatgtgaaaaaagtgGAAGAAAAGATTATGAACCATGGAGGGGGGCTCGAGGCACTGACCCTGACAACTATGTGGCAAGACATCGAGATATTTTGGATTGTTCACATggttaaatttatagaaatgaaCTTTTAGCCTACTAAGTCAGTACGGCAATGGCCTTTGCTgcttataatataacatattcgGTTAACTAGTGTTagacattatattataatgttgccttatttaattttaggacTTCTAGCTCAGTAATAATGTGATGGAcgtacaattttcaatttattgaaaaaaaattaaaattaactatctaattttaaaattatctataataaAAATGTCTAGGATAGAGAAAAATTTAtccaacattttgaattaaaaaaagttgaattatccaagttccactgtttttatcaaataaactatttagcagataacATACCATAATGGTTAATATCCGGAGGTCCATGGAAATACGATCCTATACCGTGGCCAGCGTAGTTCGGTACAACGCTCAAGTTATTTTCTTTCACAAATTTCTCTATTGTGTTACCTGTAAAGGCAATCaacattgatatattataaaacactgataaacatttatttacaataaaaactcaGCTTTTTCTTGAAGTGACTTATCAACTACTAAAACAAATCTGCTTATCAATACTCGTTAAACTGAATTTCAGTATGAAAAGAATTTAagcaataactataataatacaataccAATAAATCAGTTAGTCGTTGTTACTGAGGTGTAGACAAGGCCCAACAACATTCTCAAAATAGAATAcgctaaaaatattacaataatagaaCATTTTATGTAGTATAGTACTTGATTTTGAGTCAACAATGTGCTGAATTTGGTAATGCATAGCATAACTCAAGAGTAGgtatcactttaaaatattaattgactaTAAACACTGAGACATTGTAACGTTTTGAGAGTGGGTCCCGTAGTTTAATGGAATGGCAATTGACATTAACAACTGGGTTATATTGCATAATTCgtatttttttcctttgggacATATATCAAGATGTTAGTtacacaattcaccgctagaatGTGTGTGATGAATTGAATCTGCTCATTGACAATGCAGAAAGTGTtggctttttctttttttaaatgtatcacaataaaaaatatatgaagtgTAGCACAAAAACAGTAGATAATTACTTTATTCAAATaagacattataaaattattttcataaaggttggtttgtaataaaaacatacgTACACAAAATCAAAAGAAAGAATCTTTGTTTTGACTTGTGTATATTCGGAACTTACTAAAATGCCCATCGTATAAATAGGTATCGATGCTAGAATGTTTTCCGTTACATAACAAAAGAATTAAGAGTTTATtgttagaaacaaataatttttcaaatttcaattgtTATGACATAATGTAGGTATTCTATATCATAATATAGTTTACAAGTGTAAACTTTAATCatgtaaaattaaacacaacaagtaaaattgttttacaaggATATtggtgtatttattttgtaacaagcCTCCAGatcaggaaattaaaaatatatatatataaaatagaggTTTAAGGCCATATATCtgtcttgtgttatattttattgctttagttGGATAACCCTGGtttcaaactaattattaattgaCCCACATATTGCAGGCCCTGTTATCATTTCATGTGGTAgaattaataaattcttataaaaaagtagatcaaaacactaaacattttataaatattacataccaCACACAAACAAGATGACAAGTAGTGCGTGGACTGAGTCTAAACATGTACTTGCCTTACTACCAGAACCTGCAATCTAAATATGAATTATGAACTATTTTGAAACCACGTTATTCCGAAAACcggatataaaaataacaaaagacagATATGTAGTATGTAAACATCTTTATTATTCTGAGTGCCACTGCATTGTCTGCGTAAATGTGCCATCATGGACTATGTCGATGATttgtatttcgataatatttaaCACAAGAATGTGTTTACAGATGCTCCCCCTCCCCCTTACTCCcaaataagcaaatatatttgGAATATCTTAAACATTAATCTTGTTGAAACTAATTCTACCAattcatattttagaatataattgtaAACCTAAATTAGATAAAACATTAAGTCTGTAGGCTAAATGAAAGGTCCTTCCTGAtgtagaaaataacaatattatttttatcaatcttaaagttacctgaaataaaaattatacataaaacgtATTTCTTGTATTTTGATTAAGAAATCTTGTGATTTATTTAATTGCTCACTATATAGAAACTAACTAGAGGAGGATGACATtataaaacacacttttatttaattcattaatgaaatGCCCTAGATCAATTTCTTTTCCAGAAAAATACTCGTGTTTTTTATAAGGTTCTTACCTTTTGAACCCTAAGGTCTAATTAGATCAGATACCTTAGTAATATGCAAAATCTGATAATATTAATACCACtgcttaataaaaaaagtttatgaaCATGTCCAAATTGATTTTGGAATTATTTAAGCTGTAGCCTACAAACCTATGTAAACAGTATGTCTAATGAAAACCAATGggaaaaacatgtaaaaattacacattttaagaaATGCTAACACATTTTTTAGCACTGCACTAAAAGGACAGTCTAGTGGTTACCATTCAATTTTCAATCCTCGATGGCGACTGAGGAAGCGTACCTATTGCAGAAAACGCCTGGCCCGGTTTGCAGATGCTAATTGCAAGGTCTAGAGCTTGCAGTGTGACCCGCACGAGATGTTTTCCTTTATCATCCACCTCACCGACCAAGTACATAGCGGAGCAATCACCGTGATACCCTTGGTAATATACCTAGCAACAATAGTAGCCACAGAACATGAATTCATTAACACTACAGGAAAATTTCATAGGCCTACTACAGGCTGCTTATAACTCTGACTACATATAATTCTTTCCATTGCATGTAAATGAAATAATGGATAAATTTAAGTTATTGCTGTTATCTTTCTTATAACTTAACAATTACCATTAAACCTTTAAACATATGAAAACTGATAAcagataatatttataacatcacAGAAATCTACAGTTTCttagaattaaaagaaaaaccaaacaaattcaaacttagaacttttttgaaatttttaatgggCAGTGATCtataatgagtgcaatttaatacacaATAAGTTGCTAATAACAGCATATAAAGAAGGTGCAATATCTAGTCAATTGGTCATTATGAGGTTTGTGTAAACTAATAGTTTtcagaaaattaacattttagtccaattactaatatttattgcattcaacagaaaataaaaatattaaaaaaataaatgtaactttaagAGATAAACATtccaataacataacaaatacatGCATtcctttattgtaaaaaaattaaacatgtctttatttaaaaagatgAAGTTAGGGCTTAAAAGTTCTCTTGTCCACTTAACAtctaaacacaaataaagaaaataaaatataatcattcgTATTACAATATTGAAACTGGCATGTAgaactaaaattacatttagtttgCAATATGGTTCCAAGATAAagatgtacattttatattgtagtatatacaataaattgtaacaaaaaacacTTTAATACATTATGCAACTAATACAGTTTTCCTATCTTATCAGCTTTCATTCTCCATTCACTCAACTTACGAGTGCGACCACAAGAACCATCAATTGTCACTACCACTGAATCCACAACAGAAAAGCCCCTTCGGCTTCGGTCCCAAAGCGATCTAACTTGTCAGTAATTCTTTTGTTATTGGGAGAGATTTTAACAATCAACATGTGAAaaaagtgaaagatttattaaataaggcTGTCCATGGAATTAGAATTGATAATAAATGTGGAAAAACATACGTACACAAAATCAAAAGAAAGAACATTCTTGTTTTTGCCCTACAAGTTCTATGTGCATTAATagcacaaataaaaacaaaattttgagccaaataacttggacaatCAATATGGATTTGGTTatgcgtgcaacagactaagtaaGTGAAGATCTCTAAGTTCGTTGGATTTTAATAGGAATAATTGCTCAAAATACAGAGATACATGATCATAATGTAAGTTGAAAATGaactgaatacaataattatgtgcaggctgaattttattagaaaggtAACTGAAGTGAGGCGAAACTAGAGTCTTCACCAGCATCACTCTGGCATCTGACATCCAACGGCAAGTATTTAGCACACTGTTGATAATGCATAATTGACTATATTAATCTTATAATCTACAACTTTGTATTCGTAAACCACAATACCAATTCTCATTCCtatatgcataaaataaataaggtaataaatttaaaaaaacgcaTGTGTAATTTTGAATCACATGGTTACAATATTGTagatagtaattattattataccaaCGTTCAGTAGAATTAGTGTTACGTTCAAAcatcttttctattctttgaaattatcgttttaatacaaatatagttcTTGAGATAAAAAGTTAACACTAACACAACAGTGAAATTGATAGCACTGCAAATTCAGATGACAGCTTACCGTAATATCCACGTTGACAATGTCTCCGTCATGCAGAGGTCTGTTATCAGGTATACCATGGCAGACAACATTATTCACAGAAGTACAAATGGACTTGGGGAAGCCACGGTAGTTGAGGGGGGAAGGGTAGGCACCTCGGCTCGTCACCCAATCATGAACATAGACATCCAGCTCATCTGTTGTCATACCCACCTGCAACAGACCACTGCAACTAACCAGTCACAACTGTTCTTGCGCTCACATATACAGTGGCCTGAGAGTCCACAAGTACATATACGCCTCAGCAGAGAGTGTAGAAAAGGGTAGTCACCATGGGTTGTCACCCAGTGATGAATCTAAGCGTCCAGTTTGTCATACCCACCTGCACCAGACCACTGCAACTAACCAGTCACAACTGTTCTTGCGCTCACATATACGGTGGCCTGAGAGTCCACAAGTACATATACGCCTCAGCAGAGAGTGGAGAAAAGGGTAGTCACAATGGATTGTCACCCAGTGATGAATCTAAGCGTCCAGTTTGTCATACCCACCTGCACCAGACCACTGCAACTAACCAGTCACAACTGTTCTTGCGCTCACATATACGGTGGCCTGAGAGTCCACAAGTACATATACGCCTCAGCAGAGAGTGGAGAAAAGGGTAGTCACAATGGATTGTCACCCAGTGA of the Homalodisca vitripennis isolate AUS2020 chromosome X, UT_GWSS_2.1, whole genome shotgun sequence genome contains:
- the LOC124368690 gene encoding methionine aminopeptidase 1D, mitochondrial isoform X2, whose protein sequence is MIIALRNNYCLVFKRNLLQVTGEMFYFQFRGFLSRHLRRRKFGNYNLVMPAQVSPMRKVGKEVPTPSYYKTRIPSPSPSVPEIKTQEQINGMRRSCKLAREVLDSLDTVIKVGMTTDELDVYVHDWVTSRGAYPSPLNYRGFPKSICTSVNNVVCHGIPDNRPLHDGDIVNVDITVYYQGYHGDCSAMYLVGEVDDKGKHLVRVTLQALDLAISICKPGQAFSAIGNTIEKFVKENNLSVVPNYAGHGIGSYFHGPPDINHYANSLSGKMAAGMTFTIEPILSQGSPRMVILDDQWTSVTVDGSRTAQWEHTVLVTPTGVEVLTGPPYVFAQG
- the LOC124368690 gene encoding methionine aminopeptidase 1D, mitochondrial isoform X1; amino-acid sequence: MSKLLQLQLLSAMRFVVSVIVKVLFVLLYSALSFQRSSLKYNKKGFSVRKFGNYNLVMPAQVSPMRKVGKEVPTPSYYKTRIPSPSPSVPEIKTQEQINGMRRSCKLAREVLDSLDTVIKVGMTTDELDVYVHDWVTSRGAYPSPLNYRGFPKSICTSVNNVVCHGIPDNRPLHDGDIVNVDITVYYQGYHGDCSAMYLVGEVDDKGKHLVRVTLQALDLAISICKPGQAFSAIGNTIEKFVKENNLSVVPNYAGHGIGSYFHGPPDINHYANSLSGKMAAGMTFTIEPILSQGSPRMVILDDQWTSVTVDGSRTAQWEHTVLVTPTGVEVLTGPPYVFAQG
- the LOC124368690 gene encoding methionine aminopeptidase 1D, mitochondrial isoform X3, with translation MPAQVSPMRKVGKEVPTPSYYKTRIPSPSPSVPEIKTQEQINGMRRSCKLAREVLDSLDTVIKVGMTTDELDVYVHDWVTSRGAYPSPLNYRGFPKSICTSVNNVVCHGIPDNRPLHDGDIVNVDITVYYQGYHGDCSAMYLVGEVDDKGKHLVRVTLQALDLAISICKPGQAFSAIGNTIEKFVKENNLSVVPNYAGHGIGSYFHGPPDINHYANSLSGKMAAGMTFTIEPILSQGSPRMVILDDQWTSVTVDGSRTAQWEHTVLVTPTGVEVLTGPPYVFAQG